Proteins found in one Nitratiruptor sp. SB155-2 genomic segment:
- the ybeY gene encoding rRNA maturation RNase YbeY — translation MQNRLIEIFNETDFDQFDIELMESITSQLTDRPVELMIVDDERMRTLNKTYRDIDKTTDVLSFPMQEIPNAPLGSIVINADKVLHTAKELGHSAKDEFALLYIHGLLHLLGYDHESDNGEMRAMEEKLIIEYNLPKSLIIRTYE, via the coding sequence ATGCAAAACCGGCTTATAGAGATTTTCAATGAAACAGATTTTGATCAGTTCGATATCGAACTGATGGAATCTATTACTTCACAACTGACAGACAGACCGGTTGAATTGATGATTGTCGATGATGAACGGATGCGAACGTTGAACAAAACATATAGAGATATAGATAAAACAACGGATGTACTCAGCTTTCCTATGCAAGAGATTCCCAATGCGCCGCTTGGATCTATTGTTATCAATGCGGACAAAGTTTTGCACACAGCAAAGGAACTTGGACACTCTGCAAAAGATGAATTTGCTCTTTTATATATCCACGGACTACTCCATCTGCTTGGTTATGATCATGAATCCGACAACGGAGAGATGCGTGCAATGGAAGAAAAACTGATCATTGAGTATAATCTTCCCAAAAGTTTAATTATTAGAACGTACGAATAA
- a CDS encoding methyl-accepting chemotaxis protein, whose product MGFLNKFTIKTKIIILIITSIIAVVLFASNLIVKDYEKLTQNRLLSRDVVLAINISNLVHELQKERGMTAGYIGSNGTKFMKMLPKQRKLTDERKQVLLRKLASMQAELSKQNDIQKNLQKASAMLKKLSTIRAKVDKLQIPLQKAIAFYTTLNGTLLDTIAMLAKKSDDATIAKKLISYVNFLYAKERMGIERAVLSAVFAKNYFTDALYEKFLRLISEQHAFLKTFSVTVDTNLLHTFHQLMENSAVKEVNNLEELAMNKAKEGGFGVDPTYWFSMMTKKINLMKQFEKVLQKDLINSIQYLIAHAKSVVVYSALFSVLVVTFQMIFGLLISRNIMKEIRTITSRLQYAAKTKDMTQLIEIESEDEIGVIVQSVNELIRASKEAIDRAKKATQENASIAAELNSTVMEIGKRVEDEAQIVANTTGKASSIQKPLAESVENLENSQEELQNANKKLEDAKESIENLLDTLKNSAENEKKVVAELHALVNATDEAKEVLNLIEDIASQTNLLALNAAIEAARAGEQGKGFAVVADEVRNLAEKSRKYVEEIHGTIGNLIDVIRGISDKIAKNVEDVSRLAQTSVEVENSVEEVTDAMEASVVKSNQSSEKMKAIVQEIENIIDEIKKINNISSSNARSVEEIATATEHLYKQIEDLTQILGEFKT is encoded by the coding sequence ATGGGTTTTCTGAACAAATTTACAATCAAAACAAAGATCATTATTTTAATTATTACGTCCATAATCGCCGTTGTCTTATTTGCATCCAATTTGATTGTGAAAGATTATGAAAAGTTGACACAAAACAGACTGCTTTCAAGAGATGTGGTGTTGGCGATCAATATAAGTAACCTCGTGCATGAACTGCAAAAAGAGCGGGGTATGACTGCCGGTTATATTGGATCAAATGGTACGAAATTTATGAAAATGCTTCCAAAACAGCGAAAATTGACTGATGAAAGAAAACAAGTACTCCTTCGAAAACTAGCATCCATGCAAGCAGAACTTTCAAAACAGAATGACATTCAAAAGAATCTACAAAAAGCCTCTGCAATGCTAAAAAAACTCTCTACAATACGGGCTAAGGTAGACAAGTTGCAAATACCTCTACAAAAAGCGATTGCATTTTATACAACTCTCAATGGGACTTTGTTAGACACTATTGCCATGCTTGCAAAAAAATCGGATGATGCGACGATTGCAAAAAAACTTATTTCCTATGTGAACTTTTTGTATGCAAAAGAGCGTATGGGTATTGAGCGAGCTGTTCTATCTGCTGTATTTGCGAAAAACTATTTTACAGATGCATTGTATGAAAAATTTTTGAGGCTTATTAGTGAACAGCACGCTTTTTTGAAAACATTTTCCGTAACAGTAGATACAAATCTTTTGCACACATTTCATCAGCTCATGGAAAACTCAGCCGTAAAAGAAGTGAACAATCTTGAAGAATTGGCAATGAACAAGGCGAAAGAGGGGGGATTTGGAGTCGATCCTACCTATTGGTTTTCTATGATGACAAAAAAGATCAATTTGATGAAACAGTTTGAAAAAGTTTTACAAAAAGATTTGATAAACAGTATCCAATATCTCATTGCACATGCAAAATCTGTAGTAGTGTATTCTGCACTCTTTTCTGTATTGGTTGTAACATTCCAAATGATTTTTGGACTTCTCATTAGCAGAAATATTATGAAAGAGATACGAACAATTACATCGAGACTGCAATATGCGGCAAAAACGAAAGATATGACGCAACTTATTGAAATAGAGAGCGAAGATGAAATAGGGGTTATCGTTCAAAGTGTCAATGAACTCATTCGTGCATCCAAAGAGGCGATAGATAGGGCAAAAAAAGCAACTCAAGAAAATGCTTCGATTGCCGCCGAACTAAACTCTACTGTTATGGAGATAGGAAAACGGGTAGAAGATGAGGCGCAAATTGTTGCCAATACTACTGGAAAAGCAAGCAGTATCCAAAAGCCTCTTGCGGAATCTGTCGAAAATCTCGAAAATTCTCAAGAAGAACTGCAAAATGCCAATAAAAAGCTTGAAGATGCTAAAGAAAGTATAGAAAACCTTTTGGATACATTGAAAAACAGTGCAGAAAATGAGAAAAAGGTTGTTGCAGAACTGCACGCTTTGGTTAATGCGACAGATGAAGCCAAAGAGGTATTGAATTTGATTGAAGATATTGCGAGTCAAACCAACCTTCTTGCACTCAATGCGGCTATAGAAGCAGCAAGGGCTGGAGAACAGGGTAAAGGTTTCGCGGTTGTTGCAGACGAAGTTCGAAATTTAGCAGAAAAATCACGAAAATATGTGGAAGAGATTCATGGCACAATAGGAAATCTTATCGATGTCATTAGAGGCATTTCGGATAAAATTGCCAAAAATGTTGAAGATGTAAGTAGATTGGCTCAAACATCAGTAGAAGTTGAAAATAGTGTGGAAGAGGTTACGGATGCCATGGAAGCAAGTGTGGTAAAATCAAACCAATCTTCCGAAAAAATGAAGGCAATCGTTCAGGAAATAGAAAACATTATCGATGAGATTAAAAAAATTAACAATATATCTTCATCAAATGCAAGAAGCGTAGAAGAGATTGCTACCGCAACGGAACATCTTTATAAACAGATCGAAGATTTGACACAGATATTAGGTGAGTTTAAAACCTGA